A section of the Pseudomonas flavescens genome encodes:
- a CDS encoding PLD nuclease N-terminal domain-containing protein, whose amino-acid sequence MGETYWYFIIGSAVVIAFIDLVAVMNLWQSDKSPATKWLWTLIIICLPVIGLIIWGAVGPRGMPKPPTSPEQSK is encoded by the coding sequence ATGGGAGAGACCTACTGGTATTTTATAATTGGTAGCGCTGTGGTCATCGCTTTTATTGATCTGGTGGCAGTGATGAACTTGTGGCAGAGCGATAAAAGTCCCGCCACCAAATGGCTGTGGACGCTGATCATTATTTGCCTGCCTGTCATTGGCCTAATAATTTGGGGAGCTGTAGGGCCGCGCGGCATGCCTAAACCCCCGACATCTCCAGAGCAAAGTAAGTGA